CTGCGCCTGTCTCAAAACTCAAAGAGCTGTGTATTAGCAGTATATTGTCATTTTACACTTGATATGATTGCAAAACAACTTCGGGCctgtccaaatacccacacttgaGGTCTTTGCACGTGACCACTTGTATTTCCTTTATATTTCCTGTACAAGTGTTCAAGTGGGCGTGAAGACCACAAGTATGTGTAGAACTTTTCATTAACTGATGTGACACACTTAtagtgttgtaaaaatgcaCGTGTAGCCTTGTGGACAGCACACCAACATATAACGCTGTAACGCTTGGGCCGTCCCAAGTTTGAGTTCTGGCTCGCGAACCTTTCCCGATCTCATCCCCCCTCTCTCTACCACTTTGCTTGCTATCTAAAAACTGTTATATCAcaataaaaaaggcaaaaactcCAAACATAAATCTTTAACAAAATGCAAGTGTTTACAGAGCTTTATTTAGATTTTCAAtgctttctatttttaaaataaacttccAAATGTCTGTTCAGTAGTCTAGTCTCTATAACAGACAACACAATTTAATAATTGCGGTGCTTCTAATTAAGTGCTAAAAAGCAGTTGCAGATGTTGTACAAAATAAACATCAATAAAATGTGTAACACAATAAACATACTCATCTTTGCATCAATAAAATGTGCAACACTTTGTTTTTCTAACAAATTACATGTGATATCTAATTGGCTATCTAATTAGCTGTCACTCTGCAGATCTCGTCTGGTTGGCCATTGatgctaagcagggttgagcctggtcagtacctggatgggagacctcctgggaaaatactgtaggttgctgctggaagaggtgctaGTGAGTCCAGCAGGGTTGTTTACGCTATACTGTGAAAAAGCTCTGTTcttcggatgagatgttaaactgaggtcctgactctTTGTGGTCATAAAAATCCATCTATCTATTAGCCTGTACAAGTTCTTTagaagtgtaaaaaaaaaatcaaccctACTGGACAAGCAATCAGTTCAAACTATAACCTAATGatacttttttattatgtgtACTGTAGCTTGTGTTTATTAATTGGACTAAACAGGGAGGAAAGGCAGCTAACACGTACACAGTATATATGCCCTTTTAAACATcacactttttttaaaacaagaatCCCCATTATTACATCTCAAAACAAGGACACGCAACATAATTGTCCAGTGAATTTCCTAGACACAGTCCAGCTCCTCAGAGGACCCGGTTTAATGAATCAGTCTCTTCAAGCACTTCTGAACAACCATTGATGACTTCCATTTGATTTTCCCTCTCTGTTTTCTGAGTTgaccttttattattattatgataccTGATTATAGGTTGATTGtctgtcaattaaataaataaataaatacttttttttttctatatgcACTTGACCAGCACATTGTAACAGCAATCACATTCATTCAGATCCTTAAATCAATGGAAGTGTTCGCCCAAAAAggttttcttattattttcttgAATTGTTTCAAAACCATATGCTGTTGTTGGAAAACAAAATGAGAATTTTGAAGATTCATTGCATGTTTTGAATGCAATGACAATTCAATTCTTGTTTTCaaatcaaaacatttacaattattaGATATAATGGCTGTTTGCAGTTTTGAAGTGTGatcataaaatgtgaaaatcagTCACTTTTGATATTATTGATGTCCATCAAAATATGGCCTGTTCCTTACACAAAGCTATTGCAAGGCTTCGGAAATCGTGGAATGCAGCATAAGTAATATGAAACTGTGAGCGAATAAAGATTTTTGGAGATTCACAGCTTGTGATTACTACAAACTTGCTTTGTCTTGAAAAGATttgaacattcatcaaaattCTCTCTTTATTTTCCTCAGAAAGAATAACAGCAATAGAAATGCAACAAtatgggtgagtaaataacatttttatttttacgtgaactatccctttaaggctgtATGGTCCATCCACATTAATTTTTCATCACAAGCACACACCACAAAGATGGCATATCATGCATATCATCATTAACACAATACACTGCAAACACAATTGGTTGAATTCCACGAAGAACGTTTATGGTGATTCCACGGATAAACACAGTGTAAGCCTGAACATTCATGACAGCATTTCATATAAATGAATTATTCATGAGCTAAGGCCATTGTAAAACATTAAGTGACATTTCTAATCAGGATGTAGAGAGGAAATGTTAGATAAGCAATGTGTCAGAGAAGCTTTTAGCTGTGACTCTGAACTCTGAGATTTAACTAATTAGAGATCCTCATTAACTGATTCCAGACACGTAAGCCGTTATACATGAGGCACTGTATATTTATAACCCTGTTCCAGACCAGCAAATATCTCACGTTCAAGTTATTGCCTGAGGCATTGTGCTGTCATTTGGTCTTTTACATTCATATTTGCCTGTGGTTACATCTTTCTAGAAGATATCCAGTTGCTTTTCCATGTTCAAGTGGATTCAAATCGAATTCAAGCAAACGGATACTTGCCAAGACACCATCAGCAGCATATACATGTAGATGTCTGGACACAGCGTAAAAGTCCTGTGTTTCATGTTTACAGGGCAAAATCCCAAATAGTATCTCTAGCTGATTGAGGTGACTTGACCCTCTATGCTTGTTGTCCGCTGGGCTGGTCACCGCTTCCGAGGTCCGACTCGGCTTCTCCGCTTGCACCCCCTCTCCTTGCGGAGAGTCGGTCCAGTGATTTGGGAGAAGAGTTTTGATTTCTTCTGCTGAAACAGCTTGTTATGTCTGCTCGGAACGAGGGTGTGAAGAAACCATAGATGACTGGATCGCAGCATGTGTTGAGGTTGCCGAAGACAAAGAGAGCGTGATGGATGTATTCTGGCATCACCTGCAGCATACGAGGCTGAAACCAGTACCAGATGCCCAGCAGGTAGTACGGTGTCCAGCACACCACAAATGACGCCACAATGATGATGGTCATCTTCAGGGTCTTCATGCGTGCTTTTGGGATTATGTCGGTTCCACTGCATCTCAGACAAGGTTCCCCACCTACAAAACCCAATGCAAATTAGAAGTCTAGAAAATGGTGCTGTGTGACCTGCCTTATCATTTTGATCCAGAAACCAGTCAATGAAAAAGGACAATCTATGCTTTCTGGTCAAATAACACTGTACTGCTGTTTGAATTGAGGCCTCTGCATTCATCTGTATTACCACACAAAAGAGCCTCTAAACTATTTTTTTGAAATTCACATTAAAACTGATGTCATTTGAGATGAGACTTGGTTTTAtcaaaaataacacattaaaagTCCAAATTCAAGGCAGCCCTAGGACCTGTCTCGTTAACTGTAAGAAGTAAATTCTTCATCAAATTCAGTACACTATGGATGCAGTCACACTGTTTATCAATGACAGGTACCATGTCAGAAAAGAGCAAAAGTCAATTACCCTTTCCTTTACCACGAGGCATCTGGCGGTTGATTTCCACGAGGATTCTCGTATAGCAGAAGCTCATTACCAGCAGAGGGAACACATACAGGGTGACAAAGTGGAACATGTTGTAGGCTGTCTCCTGCCAGCGCTGCTGGAAGCTTCCATGAGTTACACACTGCACAAAGTCAACTCCTTCAGCCTTAATTGccctgaaaataaataactaaaacgataaaaagaaatttataaagaatttcaataaatgtttttttattttattttttgccttatttctcctacactgtaaaaaaataaaaaaataaataaaaaagttgagccaacttaaaatttgaaggcaaccagcttcagcagatttttgagttttctcaactaatcgttttaagtttatacaaaaaaaatgtgagaatctcccacaaaaatctgctgaagctggttgccttcaaaatttaagttggctcaacttttattttatttttttacagagtatatggaacacaaaaggggACACTTCGTTTCTCATGCAAAGCTATTGTATGGTATGCGCCTTTCCTTTATGGAAACTTGAACATTCATTGCAATTTCATGACAGAATTTCACTGTTtatgttccactgaagaaagaaagtcctacaggagggtgagtaaatgatttttatttttttgggtaGACTAACCCTTTAATCACTTTGTAATCTGCTGATTACTTgctgttttgcataaaaatattaacacatcTTCTACAAATAACTACACCATGTGAAATGTAAAGCCTCAAAGTTTGCAAATAGACTAACAGCAAGCCAAAAAGTTTTCATGTCATGAATTGAGACATGAAATAGAGCATTGTGATGACAAAATGCTCCTCGTGGCgagtagtaactgattacatgtaatttggATGACATAATTAGATTCCAAAAATTGagtattgtaattaaattaaattacattttaaaatactatacttttttattgattacatgattacatataattgACATAACTTAATGATTCTTCCTATTTTctctttcatcttttaaatgttcctttctaaaatatcCAACACATGACATacagataaaatatttaatttttagaaagtgttttatttacattgattaatttgacatttacgattgtattaattattagcttttcattaaactcacaaaccccttGCAGGTCCTTGATGAACCCCAGCTTGGGAAATGATgacacttcatgttgttaataacaacgaatgcaatatatttattttctttttgtatcAAGATTATACTAATTCAATCAATGTGATAAGCAAGTTAGATCAAAAGTAATCCAAACATAGTCaaattatattacctaaaatgtgtaatataaTGGATTGTGttactaaatataattttttatgtaaCTTGGAATCAGTAGTGGAttgcaatttgtaagtaatctacccagctctgattGTAGGTGTTCCCCTGACTTTGCAAATCTCTTTTTGGGTCATTATAGAATATAGAATATAGAAAGAACACATTTTGCTATCTCTGTTTAACTTAAATGAAAGATTGTACATTCTTGTCAAGTTATCACTTTGtgctttcagatttaaaaaaaaaaaagtaatggtTTGCTCCAGGTAcgctttctttttctatttgatATACTTCTCTATTTTCTGCTACACAATTTATCAGGTAGCACTGATGAATGTGACAGAGGAAAACCCTATTTCTTCCTCTGGGGGAGGCCCGTGCACGGAATACAGGTGTGGGAAAGCATCAGTGTGTCAATATCTACAATTCACCACCCACTCTCTTCAGAATTGTATCCCTTTCCCATTATCCATGGCTGCTTAACTGACCTTGTCTCAGACAGGCTTCTTTATCTctcttttaatggttttaaaagCCATGGCCACATCCACAGGCTGCTAAAAACGACATTACTAGTATTAAGTGTGTGGAGAGAAACAGTTCTATCAGAGGGAAAGATAGGCAAGACACACTGACAAGATTCAACCAGGCATTTCAAAGGTTATAGAAAATGCCCCGGGACTACTGTTGCTTGACAAATAGGATCTATAATCAATGCAGCAAGAGCTCGCACTGAAGAGTCACTGACCCAGGGTCAGTTATTGCACCACTTTAAGCCACAACTAATTACTTAAATGAAATGTGCAAGCTTAGATGGCTATCAGGAAATGCATGTTGTAGGCTGAAAGTGgaatttaattcaatttgaaaCTTTGAAACTAAACTCCAATTTTTTCCCTCAGAGATGAAATGTGTCATTGTACCATTAAATTAGTGTGATGATCTGTTTATAGTTGTCTCCTCATATTAAGCTGGAATAGGACGCAGTATTTTGAAAAAGACATACATCACCGTCAACAAGTGTTTTCTAACACCAACATTATCATCCATCTATAAATCCTCTGAGGCAGTTTTGTGCTGTTTCATAACAAGACAAGTCCCACAGATgactacaattaaaataacttctCTTTCATTTACCTGTGGAGAGGCGAGCAGGATACTGAGGATCCAGGCAGCCAGCAGCATCCTCCTGTTCCTGCGGCCAGCATCCAGAGCTTCCAGAGGGTGCAGGATTGCATGGTGCCTGTCCAGACTCACCACCACCaggataaatgctgcagaatgCATGGcaaaaagcttgaggaagcagaggATCTTGCACATGGCATTGCCAGCATACCACTGGACAGTGATATTCCATATAGCGTCGAGTGGCATCACCACAAAAGTCATGACCAGGTCAGCGGAGGCCAGGCTGGCAATGAGAGGTCGCAGGTGGGAGGCCAGGTGGCGTCCTCGTCCCCGGGTCACGCTGATCAACACTGAGAGGTTACTGATAGCTGCGAAGACAAACAGCACCAGGGTGGCTGCCACACGGAAGCGCGCAGCTACAGTGAATGTGGGTGTCTCCCAGTCTGAAGGAAAGCGAGGAGAGGTGGCGTTCAGCACAGAGGAGTTTTCCCAAATGCTTGTGGGACTCACTGACAGAAGAGACACATTTCCTGACATCCTGACAACAAAGGGGGAAAAAGAGGTTTTGTTGCATGAGCAAGACCTTTTCTGTTACACAAATGTATAATTGTTAGAATATTCTGTGAGATTTCAGTATCACATGGTCTCAATGTGGATATTAAGGTTGGATAACATTTAGAATTTTTCAATTCATGAATTGGAATTTGAACTAGAAgaaatttgttcaaaataaaaagtaaatatacatttatcatCAAGGTTGTATttctttgataaaaatacaataaaaactgtaatattttgaaatattattacaatttgaaataactgttttctattgtattatattttaaaatgtaattattcctgtgattgcaaagctgaatttttaacagtcattactccagtcttcagcgtcacacgatccttcagaaatcattttaatatgctgatttgatgttcAATGTTTCGTATTATTATCAATCTTTGTGTAAACCATAAAACGTTTTTTGATGAtatttgaatataaagttcgaaaaggacagcatttatttatttgtaacattcCAAATGTCTGTACTACCACTTTAGAACAACTGAAAATAATTggtttcaataaataaataaatggactcCAAGCAAATGCAAATTAAGTGTGCATTTCTGTAGGTGACATTTCCAACAGATCTGTTTTTCTAGAAAACCTTTAAGCTTTCAAGCAAGGCTTTGTCAATAAATCATTTGCAGTTTGACTTGTCTTGATAAACCTTCCTTTTCTAcctttttcattttcactttttgcactgatttttattttgccAGTTTCGGTTTACTTTAATTCTGTTACCTTCAAATTCAGATTGCAATTCTGCATATTCTTTGCTACCTTTAAGTTTAAAGGTTTAGAGGCCAGACAGACAGATGCGCACTAATGAGCTAACTGAAAGAGAGCCAACTCTTCAATTTTGGTTTTTGCTCAACTGTAGATTCTTGGCATCTCTTCATGCactttactaaataataatgcattctaaaattcaaaatgttcaCCAAGATATGAATATTCAGATCACATCACCTAGAAAGCCTGATTACCATTACATTACAGTCACCACAGAGGCATTCGTCACCCTTACGACTTTTCACCCAAACATCCATCTCCTCTGCAGTCTAATATCCTCAGCATTTATAGCGCCCATCTGCCATTTCATCTTTCACAGATAAAAAAACTCTAGCCAGGGGCATTTTTTTCACTCTGGGTCTCCTCTAACAAATAAGGGGTCCTTGGTTAAGTGACAGAGAGATAGATTACACCTACGAAGTTTTTTAAAGGTCTATATATAAACCTCCGAGACTACTATCAGGGGTCTGCGCTAAGATTATGCACAGCAGACTGAGATGCACAATTAAGTAATTCATGCATACAGTAGTACAGATGTTCTAATTGCCTTCTTCATCATtcttgctgagaaaaaaaaaaaaaaaagttaaatcatTTCTAATTGAGTGATTATGTAATAAGATAAGAGTTTACATTCTTGATAACATCATGCTGCCCGGAAGACAAAAGATGTTTTCATGGTTAAGGGTTCCCACCCCAGCTCTGGTTCAGATATAAATGCCCTATCATGCTGACAAATGGCTGTTGTCAGTATTTCCCTTCGCTCTCAAAGTGATATAGTCTTTTGTATAGCTGTAATCTGGTAAACAGCATGGAGGTGATAGATAGAGAGAACCCTAGTGAACATGACTGCTGCACCAGCCTCCCTTGTCTCTGCCagccccccccccacacacacacaccaaattgCACAGTGCTCCAGTACTACATCATTGCATTTCCACTGCAATTGTTCTTCATGCTTGACATGAAACATATTCTCCAAAGAGTAGCAATGTCTTGACCTGGAGAAACTTTGTATTTTTCCATCTAGTGAAAtcaatatgtatttaaaaatccATTTCATGAAAGATATTAgttcttgttgttgtttgtttgattaatcAAATGAGCCAATGTATGTAT
This portion of the Onychostoma macrolepis isolate SWU-2019 chromosome 19, ASM1243209v1, whole genome shotgun sequence genome encodes:
- the gnrhr1 gene encoding gonadotropin releasing hormone receptor 1, yielding MSGNVSLLSVSPTSIWENSSVLNATSPRFPSDWETPTFTVAARFRVAATLVLFVFAAISNLSVLISVTRGRGRHLASHLRPLIASLASADLVMTFVVMPLDAIWNITVQWYAGNAMCKILCFLKLFAMHSAAFILVVVSLDRHHAILHPLEALDAGRRNRRMLLAAWILSILLASPQLFIFRAIKAEGVDFVQCVTHGSFQQRWQETAYNMFHFVTLYVFPLLVMSFCYTRILVEINRQMPRGKGKGGEPCLRCSGTDIIPKARMKTLKMTIIIVASFVVCWTPYYLLGIWYWFQPRMLQVMPEYIHHALFVFGNLNTCCDPVIYGFFTPSFRADITSCFSRRNQNSSPKSLDRLSARRGGASGEAESDLGSGDQPSGQQA